The Asterias rubens chromosome 1, eAstRub1.3, whole genome shotgun sequence genome segment TtaatactttatttatttgtcttgGCAACTTCATGTCTGAATTATTTATCCAAAATAGATTAAAAGTTTTCTAAATTGTTATTTGAACATTATGTTCCGAACACTATTTAAATTCATTGCCATTATTGACATTAACGAAATCAAATGGTTACCGAACTTTCTTCGTGTACTGTCAACACTTTAATAATCTAACTGTTAAATTAAAATAGCCAATTAAACCGGTTCTTTTCTgttctgttcttttttttttaaaacagtctCTCGCTTGATGAATCCAGCCTCTCCAATGAATATGAACATGAACATGAACATGAATATGAATATGAATATGAACATGAGTATGCCGGGCCTCGGTGGCGATCTATCCAAGCCAATGTTGCCATCTGCTCAGCGTCGTAAGCGACGGGTGCTCTTCTCTCAAGCCCAAGTCTACGAACTAGAGCGTCGCTTCAAACAACAAAAGTACCTCTCAGCCCCAGAGCGGGAGCACCTAGCTAGCCTCATTAATCTCACACCAACCCAGGTCAAGATCTGGTTCCAGAACCATAGGTACAAGATGAAGAGACAGACCAAGGAGAAGAACATGGCAGACAACAATAGTGTTTGTCATCAGTCACCAAGACGTGTAGCTGTCCCCGTTCTGGTCAAAGACGGGAAGCCGTGTAACGGCTCGTCCAACGGCAGCAGCAGCGGTGGTTCGGCACAGGACAGTGCGAGTCCTCAACTCGGAGATGATGCCCACAGCACGGGTAGCGACCACGGTAACACCATGCCGAGTGCCCATCACGTACCGTCACATCAAATCTCATCGACCGTACAACAACAGGCTCACCTGACTCCGTCAGTTCATAAGCAAGTACCGGTGAATTCCACGTCGTCTTGCAGCGGACATGGTGTCAGCGCTAACACGGGGCAGGGGGTAACTTCATCCCATTCCCCGCACCATCAACCCGTAGCAATGAACCCTTACCATTCAATGAATGGTACCAACATGTCCTCAGCCGCACCGTTCCTTTTGCACGGCAGAACATGGTGACAATAATCGTTTTTAAATAGCTCGATATGAACTCTTAGTTTTCCGTGTAACCCTGGAATGGTTGAAAActaaaaactgattttttttttataataccaAAAAACAATTTACCACCCAATACCTCGAATTCGGTTGGTGGTTTGAACTCCCAGTGAGAGCGCGAGTATTTGAGTCCAAACATTTTCTGAAACTACGGCGTGGTGACATGTTATCATAGTAACATTACTGTATCTATAATTATAAGCAGATACTATTATTATGAAACATTCGTAAGAGAGTTTCAAGAATGCCAAACTTTGATCAGATGATGGAATCAAAACACTCTGTGTAGTTTTTGTACAACTTGGGATGAGTTTAGTCTCTGCGGTGAGGTGAGTCTATCGTGTATGTGTCCAGCGTGAACTTATTTCAGCCTGAAATTAACGTCTGATTTTCGCTGCTTTACCTATCAAgtaaaaactttttgttttgtttgaactaATTGGGATCAGAAGGGCGgtggctgttttttctttttatagaaTTAACTTTTAGAACCCGTACCAGGTGTGTAGAAAGAGTAGAACTTATAATTTATTACTGTTGTTTGGAATAATGTATTTCATGGGCACGTCTGTAGAAGAGTTTgtgaaaacagtttaaaaatatttcttttgggaaaacaaacattattcttTTTTTGATGAGTGGTTACCGAAAGAAAACTTAGCGGAGAACCGACTCTGTTCATTTATTATTGTTCTGTCCCTTTCCCACTGTTTATGTCCAGTTAGAAATATCACCCAAAGGTCTACACACAAAAACGTTATATACGAAAGAAGTTACAAGATAATTATTTACAGCCCGTAATCATTTCAAGCCAAGCAAGTTAGTTTTCTCACCTTTCCCGTGGTAGCCTACTTAATTTATCAACATATTGAGAACATTGCTTACAAAATGTGAAACATCAAGGTACTGCAGATGACAACACATTCATTCTGATTCAAAATGTTGTATAGCTTATCAAATTCGACACTTTAATTCATTTGTTTGGACATGACTTACTAAAACACCGAGATTTGATCTTCTTTCAAAACGACAACATCGGATACATCAGATTATCACGCCACGTCGCCACATTATgcttgttgttttttgcatCTATGGCAGCTATTTGTTAACTGACTGCAGGTCAGAAATATATCTAATCAAATTGATAACAACCAACGAACGTTTTTGTATTatcaacttatttatttatatttttagtcTCCTTCTAGTTTAATCTAACAAAATGGGTTAGAGATTGTTGGGATTTCCAATAAGAAAGATAAAATCACGGGATGCATCTTCAGGAA includes the following:
- the LOC117294885 gene encoding thyroid transcription factor 1-like, whose product is MSLSPKTHSTPFSVTDILSPLEEFGYRKSMLDPSGNFMTTMQPTYRSPQHSQNMQSSMNVPVSNPYHMHVPQLSHPPLGTTYCNGSVGELSHYNEHVRQSASSWYGANPDPRFSISRLMNPASPMNMNMNMNMNMNMNMNMSMPGLGGDLSKPMLPSAQRRKRRVLFSQAQVYELERRFKQQKYLSAPEREHLASLINLTPTQVKIWFQNHRYKMKRQTKEKNMADNNSVCHQSPRRVAVPVLVKDGKPCNGSSNGSSSGGSAQDSASPQLGDDAHSTGSDHGNTMPSAHHVPSHQISSTVQQQAHLTPSVHKQVPVNSTSSCSGHGVSANTGQGVTSSHSPHHQPVAMNPYHSMNGTNMSSAAPFLLHGRTW